TAAGCGCATGGTGGCACTGGTCATTGATTAATTCCTATGATTGTATTTGTTGATTAATTCTTTCTTGCCGTTGGGTGGCTTTTTGGTGCCACAATAGTAATTCAGGTAGGGTCATATCTTCGGTTGTTTTAGCATCCCAACCTTGGAACACCATAAAACAATCAGCCTCAATGTCCATTACATCATTTGGCACTGACCTTAACCTGCTAAAAAAACCGTCACCTCTGAAGCTAATTTAGTGAGATCCGCCGGGTGCAATTGATCCACTTCATTGGCGTTTAATTCGCTAATCCGGGGCAATAGAATACGCAAGCTGTTTACGTCCATTCTAACAATAGACATTAACTCTAACCCTCGCAGCTCGCCCGCTCGCGGCTCTCTTAGGCTGATTTTATCCAGGGTTTTCTTACCACGTGTAATGGGTTCTTTTAATTCAACAGTATTCAATGTGGTCATAATTAAATTCCTAATGCTTCTCTAATTTTTTTGGTGCGGTCTTCACCATTAATCCGCACTTCGTAGTTTTTCTTGTCGATATAAAACAGTTCGTTTCCATCTAATTCAAATTGATACAAGTCTGGTGCAATGGAAAACTTCATTGTTGCCTCAGATTCGGGCTTAAACTCGTTTAACTCCATG
The sequence above is a segment of the Spartinivicinus poritis genome. Coding sequences within it:
- a CDS encoding GpE family phage tail protein; translation: MPNDVMDIEADCFMVFQGWDAKTTEDMTLPELLLWHQKATQRQERINQQIQS
- a CDS encoding phage tail assembly protein, which gives rise to MTTLNTVELKEPITRGKKTLDKISLREPRAGELRGLELMSIVRMDVNSLRILLPRISELNANEVDQLHPADLTKLASEVTVFLAG